A region from the Salmo trutta chromosome 40, fSalTru1.1, whole genome shotgun sequence genome encodes:
- the LOC115180633 gene encoding G1/S-specific cyclin-D2 has product MELLCFEDKVVLAQIDPNILYDDRVLQSLLTIEDRFLPQCSYFKCVQKDIQPHMRRMVAGWMHEVCEEEKSEEDVFPLAINYLDRFLAVAPTRKCYLQLLGAVCMFLATKLKESRPLTAEKLCMYTDNSITPRDLLEWELVVLGKLKWNMAAVIPNDFVDHILHRLPLPKDKLSVVRKHTQTFIALCATDFSFAMNPPSMIATGSVGAAVCGLQLDQSDQALSRDRLTDLLAKITNTEVDCLKACQEQIERVLASSLQQEQQQQRQMAEGRPGSKAMEQQDQSRTPTDVSSTPTDVRDVNL; this is encoded by the exons ATGGAACTTCTTTGCTTCGAGGACAAAGTCGTGCTTGCCCAAATTGACCCCAACATTCTCTATGACGACAGAGTATTGCAAAGTCTGCTAACCATAGAAGACAGGTTTCTACCGCAATGTTCGTATTTTAAATGTGTCCAGAAGGACATTCAGCCACATATGAGGCGAATGGTTGCAGGATGGATGCACGAG GTTTGTGAAGAGGAGAAGAGTGAGGAAGACGTTTTCCCCTTGGCTATTAATTATTTGGACAGATTTTTAGCGGTGGCGCCCACTAGAAAGTGTTATTTGCAGCTTCTAGGAGCTGTATGCATGTTCCTTGCAACAAAGTTAAAGGAGAGTCGTCCATTAACTGCTGAAAAGCTGTGCATGTACACAGACAACTCCATCACACCAAGGGATCTGCTG gAGTGGGAGTTGGTGGTCCTAGGGAAGTTGAAGTGGAACATGGCGGCAGTCATCCCAAACGACTTTGTGGATCACATCCTACACAGACTGCCCCTGCCCAAAGATAAGCTATCTGTGGTCCGcaagcacacacagacattcaTCGCCCTGTGTGCCACAG ATTTCAGCTTCGCCATGAACCCCCCATCCATGATCGCTACGGGCAGCGTGGGGGCGGCCGTCTGCGGCCTGCAGCTGGACCAATCAGACCAGGCCCTGAGTCGAGACCGTCTGACTGACCTGCTGGCCAAGATCACCAACACAGAGGTG GACTGTCTGAAGGCGTGTCAGGAGCAGATAGAGAGGGTGTTGGCCAGTAGCCTGCAGCAGGAGCAACAGCAGCAGAGGCAGATGGCCGAAGGCAGGCCGGGCAGCAAGGCCATGGAGCAGCAAGACCAATCCAGAACCCCAACAGACGTATCCAGCACCCCAACAGACGTACGCGACGTCAACCTATGA